The following are encoded together in the Glycine max cultivar Williams 82 chromosome 8, Glycine_max_v4.0, whole genome shotgun sequence genome:
- the LOC100812813 gene encoding kinesin-like protein KIN-14J isoform X2, translating to MNMQWEQEGRGRGGTDNGNGFPRAGSQQLVSLVKWINAVLPNFNLPLDTSEEELRAWLRDGSVLCSILDNLVPGSVKGSGSLNELIGVKRFLVALDELGLSGFELSDLEQGSMVPVLQCLETLKTHFAYNAARENIQSCSRKRWDQSNLTSFEESDSCLKDASKLQHAVDGSVVSDEITSVDHTGIKSNELFQLKQGLLADFSDAKLNEVLKSNNLDSVSTQLLFNIGNRILSDIFERKNGDVPQAHRAACLLRKILQVIQLRFSNQAESMKNQNHLFKAREGKYQTRINALETLAVGTTEENEVVTSWVQQLKYALQVEQTKFEEKKKLEEQDFSRLKKEKVHSEIKISELKQDLEIAKRTYEEHVSELELQATESKAEYEKRIEGLKLHLADARMQVKELEAFSESRFLKWKNKEDTYQTIVNFQVGAFQELRAAMKSVKDDVIKTKRNYLEEFKYFGIKLKGLAEAAENYHVVIAENRKLYNEVQDLKGNIRVYCRIRPFLPGQSQSHTTIEFVGDDGELIVGNPLKQGKENRKLFKFNKVFGQATSQEEIFKDTQPLIRSVLDGYNVCIFAYGQTGSGKTYTMSGPGLSSKSDWGVNYRALHDLFHISQSRRSSIVYEVGVQMVEIYNEQVRDLLSNNGPQKRLGIWNTAQPNGLAVPDASMHSVNSMADVLELMNIGLTNRATSATALNERSSRSHSVLSVHVRGTDLKTNTLLRGCLHLVDLAGSERVDRSEATGDRLKEAQHINKSLSALGDVIFALSQKSSHVPYRNSKLTQLLQSSLGGQAKTLMFVQLNPDVASYSETVSTLKFAERVSGVELGAARSNKEGRDVRELMEQLASLKDVIARKDEEIERLQSLKANHNGAKLGMISARHGSSSPRRHSIGTPRNSMRLAGARSFGVNGKAASEMDNCSEYSDKHSEAGSHQSMDDFRNKSSSLRLKLTRDDSSQNVNEDIDLLRFGDADSEERLSDISDGGLSMGTETEGSISSIVEYTLFPELEKAAEITPVKDTTTDNLPAESTEKLIMPSKIPKAAQVPQKVQSRPSRLSLNKTSSKVLSSVRKPAASSSSSVKPPKRWQ from the exons ATGAACATGCAGTGGGAGCAGGAGGGGCGGGGGAGAGGGGGAACTGACAACGGAAATGGGTTTCCTCGGGCAG GTAGCCAGCAGCTTGTGTCTCTGGTGAAGTGGATAAATGCGGTGCTTCCTAATTTTAATCTGCCTTTAGATACTTCAGAGGAGGAATTGAGGGCATGGTTGAGGGATGGATCTGTATTATGCAGCATTTTGGACAATCTTGTTCCTGGTTCGGTGAAG GGAAGTGGTTCTTTGAATGAGCTAATCGGTGTGAAAAGGTTTCTGGTAGCTTTGGATGAATTGGGATTGTCTGGATTTGAATTGTCAGACCTGGAGCAG GGATCCATGGTGCCTGTGTTGCAATGCCTCGAGACTctgaaaactcattttgctTATAATGCTGCACGAGAAAATATCCAAAGTTGTTCAAGAAAGAGATGGGACCAGTCAAATTTAACATCCTTTGAGGAATCTGATAGTTGCCTCAAGGATGCTTCAAAATTGCAACATGCTGTTGATGGTTCTGTTGTATCAG ATGAAATCACTTCCGTAGATCATACTGGAATAAAGTCTAACGAACTGTTCCAGTTGAAGCAAGGATTGCTTGCAGATTTTTCTGATGCTAAACTTAATGAAGTATTGAAATCAAACAATTTGGAT AGTGTCTCAACTCAATTGCTTTTTAATATAGGAAATAGGATCCTAAGTGATATCtttgaaaggaaaaatggagATGTACCTCAG gCTCATCGTGCTGCATGCCTGTTGAGGAAAATTCTGCAAGTAATTCAGTTGCGCTTTTCAAATCAAGCAGAAAGcatgaaaaat CAAAACCATCTTTTCAAGGCTCGTGAGGGAAAGTATCAAACAAGAATAAATGCACTTGAAACCTTGGCGGTAGGGACAACGGAAGAGaatgag GTTGTTACAAGTTGGGTTCAGCAGTTGAAG TATGCTTTGCAGGTTGAACAAACTAAGtttgaggagaagaagaaacttGAAGAGCAGGATTTTTCTcgtttaaagaaagaaaaagttcaTAGTGAAATCAAAATTTCTGAATTGAAGCAAGATTTGGAAATAGCCAAAAGAACATATGAAGAACATGTTTCAGAGTTAGAATTGCAAGCTACTGAATCTAAAGCTGAATATGAAAAAAGAATAGAGGGACTTAAGCTTCATCTTGCAGATGCAAGAATGCAAGTGAAGGAACTAGAGGCATTTTCCGAATCCAGATTTTTGAAATGGAAGAATAAAGAGGATACCTATCAAACTATCGTAAATTTCCAAGTTGGAGCTTTCCAG GAACTGAGAGCTGCCATGAAGTCTGTCAAAGATGAtgtgataaaaacaaaaagaaactaCTTAGAGGAATTCAAGTACTTTG GAATCAAGTTGAAAGGTCTAGCTGAGGCTGCTGAAAATTATCATGTAGTTATAGCTGAAAATAGGAAATTGTATAATGAAGTTCAAGATTTGAAAG GTAATATAAGGGTATATTGTCGAATTAGGCCATTTCTTCCAGGGCAAAGTCAAAGCCATACAACAATTGAGTTTGTTGGTGATGATGGAGAACTGATTGTTGGCAATCCTCTtaaacaaggaaaagaaaatcgcaagctttttaaatttaataaggtTTTCGGTCAAGCAACAAGTCAAG aGGAAATATTCAAGGACACTCAACCATTGATTCGATCTGTTCTTGATGGGTACAATGTTTGTATATTTGCTTATGGTCAAACTGGCTCGGGAAAGACATATACGATG AGTGGACCTGGCCTATCATCAAAATCAGATTGGGGAGTCAACTATCGGGCGCTTCATGATCTTTTCCATATCTCCCAGAGTAGGAGAAGCTCTATTGTTTATGAAGTTGGAGTACAAATGGTTGAAATTTATAACGAACAAGTTCGTGATTTactatcaaacaatggtcctcaAAAGAG ACTTGGGATTTGGAATACTGCCCAACCAAATGGGTTGGCTGTTCCTGATGCAAGTATGCATTCTGTGAATTCAATGGCAGATGTCCTTGAGTTGATGAATATTGGGTTGACAAATCGGGCGACAAGTGCCACAGCCTTGAATGAAAGAAGTAGTAGATCACACAG TGTTCTCTCTGTTCATGTTCGAGGAACGGATTTGAAGACCAACACTCTGTTGCGTGGATGCCTTCATCTTGTAGATCTTGCAGGAAGTGAAAGAGTGGATCGTTCTGAAGCAACCGGAGATAGGCTTAAGGAGGCtcaacatataaataaatcacTGTCTGCACTAGGAGATGTAATATTTGCTCTATCACAAAAGAGTTCACATGTGCCATATAGAAATAGTAAATTGACCCAACTTCTTCAGAGTTCGTTAG GTGGTCAAGCGAAAACCCTTATGTTTGTACAGCTTAATCCTGATGTTGCTTCATATTCTGAAACTGTAAGCACCTTGAAGTTTGCTGAGCGGGTTTCCGGCGTGGAGTTAGGCGCTGCTCGTAGCAACAAAGAGGGAAGGGATGTGAGAGAACTTATGGAGCAG TTGGCATCTCTCAAGGATGTAATTGCAAGGAAGGATGAAGAGATTGAACGGTTACAGTCGCTCAAGGCTAATCATAATGGTGCAAAGCTTGGTATGATCTCAGCAAGACATGGGTCATCATCTCCAAGGAGACATTCCATAGGGACTCCCCGAAATAGCATGAGACTTGCAGGAGCGAGGAGCTTTGGAGTCAATGGAAAGGCAGCTTCTGAAATGGATAACTGCTCAGAGTACAGTGATAAGCATTCAGAAGCTGGTTCTCATCAATCAATGGATGATTTCAGGAACAAGTCCAGTTCCCTTCGGTTGAAATTAACCAGAGATGATAGCAGTCAAAATGTCAATGAAGACATTGACCTCTTAAGATTTGGAGATGCAGATTCAGAGGAGAGATTAAGTGACATATCTGATGGCGGTCTTTCAATGGGAACCGAAACTGAAGGTTCAATCAGCAGTATTGTGGAGTACACTCTTTTCCCTGAACTTGAGAAGGCAGCTGAAATTACACCAGTGAAGGACACCACAACTGACAACCTTCCAGCTGAGAGCACAGAAAA GCTTATTATGCCATCCAAAATTCCCAAAGCTGCTCAAGTCCCACAAAAAGTCCAGTCAAGACCTTCTAGGCTTTCATTGAACAAAACCTCCTCGAAGGTTCTGTCAA GTGTTAGAAAACCTGCAGCCAGTAGCTCTTCTTCGGTGAAGCCCCCTAAACGATGGCAATAG
- the LOC100811734 gene encoding uncharacterized protein produces the protein MGQELELDLDDKSSVGLSPNTVLPPHQYCVNVKKRSKKGKPTGKDDSFTLKEGFAEIKFARFRSSSCKSHLSRPHGLEGNIETRRSSMYQSSEEVKSINKMGTMVEGRKKIEISRRSDTSFAGSIVDSLCGSDDEASGLRSSEITRSRTCKVPDSPNSFIEICINSDVKKKKNSTTVQGRDSINLKPRSDKVSDSVINGNCRVEKDTVHSLLKSLSAKARVSHVPSPLGSDCSSRVSPKVQVTHCRKRLNHFTKSKSLRSPVSKILENSEIKSNETANIARHRTYQKSLLNDLSNTRKHSDIISEFISREIQYSGIGSSPVHLHGNLKLENKNGVPFFEFKVKCPKDVFVAKTWRTGNAFNWVYTFHSIDNRKKSNVNGLGSHDFDKDPSIVAQMLVSCNLCSELEDKEFDNSMVTEFVLYDFTQSRQSVSCEKKSLSELDGSKTPKAFHVGSKEETLGLHENRAVKNKLQDKPLSSNVEFDDLNFYPYLSTECYSNLENAVIVLQIPFSKRESLKYKRGDRISAKEYSNRSDLSAVKDRKSLHRHQIQEQVKVVIPTGNHGLPNAESHGPSSLLDRLRHGGGCDCGGWDMACPLILLGNPTIQFAEDCPLMEEHQPLELFVQGAKGSSPTFSMTRIEEGHYAVDFHAQLSTLQTFSICVAILHGTSAFSSASHEKNQQLSQCSSLKMLLEEDVDFFFKSVTTEKKTVCKNQKGIPRSYVLNPPFSPIARV, from the exons ATGGGACAAGAGTTGGAGCTGGATCTTGATGACAAGTCTTCAGTGGGTTTGAGTCCCAATACTGTACTTCCACCTCATCAATACTGTGTGAATGTGAAGAAGAGATCTAAAAAGGGGAAGCCCACTGGGAAAGATGATTCTTTTACTCTCAAGGAGGGCTTCGCTGAGATCAAATTTGCTCGCTTCCGCAGTTCTTCGTGTAAGAGCCATCTCTCTAGACCTCATGGATTGGAAGGTAATATAGAAACCAGGCGCAGTTCCATGTACCAGAGTTCAGAGGAAGtgaaaagtataaataaaatggGAACCATGGTAGagggaaggaaaaaaatagaaatttcaaGGAGGAGTGACACCTCTTTCGCAGGCAGCATTGTTGATTCTTTATGCGGTTCAGATGATGAAGCTTCTGGGCTGAGATCATCAGAGATTACCAGGTCCAGGACTTGCAAGGTGCCAGACTCTCCAAATAGCTTTATTGAAATCTGCATAAATTcagatgttaaaaaaaaaaagaactctaCCACAGTACAAGGGAGAGACTCTATAAATTTGAAGCCCAGAAGTGATAAAGTTTCTGATTCTGTAATTAATGGCAATTGTCGTGTTGAAAAGGACACAGTCCACTCGCTGCTAAAATCACTCTCAGCTAAGGCGAGGGTCTCTCACGTGCCATCTCCATTAGGAAGTGATTGTTCATCAAGAGTAAGTCCAAAAGTCCAAGTCACTCATTGCAGGAAAAGGTTGAATCATTTCACAAAGTCAAAATCATTGAGAAGTCCAGTGAGTAAGATACTGGAAAATAGTGAGATCAAATCAAATGAGACTGCAAACATTGCAAGACATAGGACATATCAAAAGTCATTGCTAAATGACTTATCCAACACAAGAAAGCATTCTGACATTATTTCTGAGTTTATCAGCAGAGAAATCCAGTATTCAGGTATAGGTTCTTCACCAGTTCACCTGCATGGCAATCTcaaattggaaaataaaaatggagtGCCGTTTTTTGAGTTCAAGGTGAAGTGCcccaaagatgtgtttgtggcCAAGACATGGAGAACAGGTAATGCTTTCAACTGGGTGTATACCTTTCACTCAATTGATAATAGAAAGAAGAGCAATGTCAATGGGTTGGGATCCCATGATTTTGATAAAGATCCCTCAATAGTAGCACAGATGCTAGTTTCCTGTAATTTATGTTCTGAACTAGAAGACAAAGAATTTGACAACTCTATGGTGACAGAATTTGTGTTGTATGATTTTACACAATCAAGGCAGAGTGTTTCGTGCGAAAAAAAGTCTTTGAGTGAACTAGATGGTTCCAAAACTCCGAAAGCTTTCCATGTTGGATCGAAGGAGGAAACTTTGGGGCTGCATGAGAACCGTGCGGTTAAAAATAAACTTCAAGACAAACCTCTATCAAGCAATGTTGAATTtgatgatttaaatttttatccttACTTGTCCACGGAATGCtattcaaaccttgaaaatgcTGTCATTGTCTTGCAAATTCCATTTTCTAAGAGAGAAAGCTTGAAGTACAAAAGAGGAGATAGAATAAGTGCTAAAGAATATTCCAACAGAAGTGATCTCTCTGCAGTGAAAGATAGAAAGAGTCTTCATCGCCACCAAATCCAGGAACAGGTAAAGGTGGTAATACCAACTGGCAATCATGGTTTGCCAAATGCTGAAAGCCATGGTCCCTCGTCATTACTTGATCGACTGAGGCACGGTGGAGGTTGTGACTGTGGTGGCTGGGACATGGCCTGTCCCCTTATTCTTTTAGGCAATCCTACTATTCAATTTGCTGAAGACTGCCCACTCATGGAGGAACATCAGCCATTGGAACTTTTTGTTCAG GGAGCAAAAGGAAGCAGTCCTACCTTCAGCATGACAAGAATTGAAGAGGGGCATTATGCTGTTGATTTTCATGCACAATTATCCACATTACAAACATTCTCCATCTGTGTTGCCATTTTGCATGGAACTTCTGCCTTCAGCAGTGCAAGTCACGAGAAAAACCAACAGTTATCTCAGTGCAGTTCACTGAAAATGCTTCTTGAGGAGGatgttgatttctttttcaaatcagTCACAACTGAGAAGAAGACTGTTTGCAAGAATCAAAAAGGAATTCCTCGATCCTATGTGCTGAACCCGCCTTTTTCTCCTATTGCACGTGTATAA
- the LOC100812813 gene encoding kinesin-like protein KIN-14J isoform X1, whose product MNMQWEQEGRGRGGTDNGNGFPRADFGMVSGSQQLVSLVKWINAVLPNFNLPLDTSEEELRAWLRDGSVLCSILDNLVPGSVKGSGSLNELIGVKRFLVALDELGLSGFELSDLEQGSMVPVLQCLETLKTHFAYNAARENIQSCSRKRWDQSNLTSFEESDSCLKDASKLQHAVDGSVVSDEITSVDHTGIKSNELFQLKQGLLADFSDAKLNEVLKSNNLDSVSTQLLFNIGNRILSDIFERKNGDVPQAHRAACLLRKILQVIQLRFSNQAESMKNQNHLFKAREGKYQTRINALETLAVGTTEENEVVTSWVQQLKYALQVEQTKFEEKKKLEEQDFSRLKKEKVHSEIKISELKQDLEIAKRTYEEHVSELELQATESKAEYEKRIEGLKLHLADARMQVKELEAFSESRFLKWKNKEDTYQTIVNFQVGAFQELRAAMKSVKDDVIKTKRNYLEEFKYFGIKLKGLAEAAENYHVVIAENRKLYNEVQDLKGNIRVYCRIRPFLPGQSQSHTTIEFVGDDGELIVGNPLKQGKENRKLFKFNKVFGQATSQEEIFKDTQPLIRSVLDGYNVCIFAYGQTGSGKTYTMSGPGLSSKSDWGVNYRALHDLFHISQSRRSSIVYEVGVQMVEIYNEQVRDLLSNNGPQKRLGIWNTAQPNGLAVPDASMHSVNSMADVLELMNIGLTNRATSATALNERSSRSHSVLSVHVRGTDLKTNTLLRGCLHLVDLAGSERVDRSEATGDRLKEAQHINKSLSALGDVIFALSQKSSHVPYRNSKLTQLLQSSLGGQAKTLMFVQLNPDVASYSETVSTLKFAERVSGVELGAARSNKEGRDVRELMEQLASLKDVIARKDEEIERLQSLKANHNGAKLGMISARHGSSSPRRHSIGTPRNSMRLAGARSFGVNGKAASEMDNCSEYSDKHSEAGSHQSMDDFRNKSSSLRLKLTRDDSSQNVNEDIDLLRFGDADSEERLSDISDGGLSMGTETEGSISSIVEYTLFPELEKAAEITPVKDTTTDNLPAESTEKLIMPSKIPKAAQVPQKVQSRPSRLSLNKTSSKVLSSVRKPAASSSSSVKPPKRWQ is encoded by the exons ATGAACATGCAGTGGGAGCAGGAGGGGCGGGGGAGAGGGGGAACTGACAACGGAAATGGGTTTCCTCGGGCAG ATTTTGGTATGGTTTCAGGTAGCCAGCAGCTTGTGTCTCTGGTGAAGTGGATAAATGCGGTGCTTCCTAATTTTAATCTGCCTTTAGATACTTCAGAGGAGGAATTGAGGGCATGGTTGAGGGATGGATCTGTATTATGCAGCATTTTGGACAATCTTGTTCCTGGTTCGGTGAAG GGAAGTGGTTCTTTGAATGAGCTAATCGGTGTGAAAAGGTTTCTGGTAGCTTTGGATGAATTGGGATTGTCTGGATTTGAATTGTCAGACCTGGAGCAG GGATCCATGGTGCCTGTGTTGCAATGCCTCGAGACTctgaaaactcattttgctTATAATGCTGCACGAGAAAATATCCAAAGTTGTTCAAGAAAGAGATGGGACCAGTCAAATTTAACATCCTTTGAGGAATCTGATAGTTGCCTCAAGGATGCTTCAAAATTGCAACATGCTGTTGATGGTTCTGTTGTATCAG ATGAAATCACTTCCGTAGATCATACTGGAATAAAGTCTAACGAACTGTTCCAGTTGAAGCAAGGATTGCTTGCAGATTTTTCTGATGCTAAACTTAATGAAGTATTGAAATCAAACAATTTGGAT AGTGTCTCAACTCAATTGCTTTTTAATATAGGAAATAGGATCCTAAGTGATATCtttgaaaggaaaaatggagATGTACCTCAG gCTCATCGTGCTGCATGCCTGTTGAGGAAAATTCTGCAAGTAATTCAGTTGCGCTTTTCAAATCAAGCAGAAAGcatgaaaaat CAAAACCATCTTTTCAAGGCTCGTGAGGGAAAGTATCAAACAAGAATAAATGCACTTGAAACCTTGGCGGTAGGGACAACGGAAGAGaatgag GTTGTTACAAGTTGGGTTCAGCAGTTGAAG TATGCTTTGCAGGTTGAACAAACTAAGtttgaggagaagaagaaacttGAAGAGCAGGATTTTTCTcgtttaaagaaagaaaaagttcaTAGTGAAATCAAAATTTCTGAATTGAAGCAAGATTTGGAAATAGCCAAAAGAACATATGAAGAACATGTTTCAGAGTTAGAATTGCAAGCTACTGAATCTAAAGCTGAATATGAAAAAAGAATAGAGGGACTTAAGCTTCATCTTGCAGATGCAAGAATGCAAGTGAAGGAACTAGAGGCATTTTCCGAATCCAGATTTTTGAAATGGAAGAATAAAGAGGATACCTATCAAACTATCGTAAATTTCCAAGTTGGAGCTTTCCAG GAACTGAGAGCTGCCATGAAGTCTGTCAAAGATGAtgtgataaaaacaaaaagaaactaCTTAGAGGAATTCAAGTACTTTG GAATCAAGTTGAAAGGTCTAGCTGAGGCTGCTGAAAATTATCATGTAGTTATAGCTGAAAATAGGAAATTGTATAATGAAGTTCAAGATTTGAAAG GTAATATAAGGGTATATTGTCGAATTAGGCCATTTCTTCCAGGGCAAAGTCAAAGCCATACAACAATTGAGTTTGTTGGTGATGATGGAGAACTGATTGTTGGCAATCCTCTtaaacaaggaaaagaaaatcgcaagctttttaaatttaataaggtTTTCGGTCAAGCAACAAGTCAAG aGGAAATATTCAAGGACACTCAACCATTGATTCGATCTGTTCTTGATGGGTACAATGTTTGTATATTTGCTTATGGTCAAACTGGCTCGGGAAAGACATATACGATG AGTGGACCTGGCCTATCATCAAAATCAGATTGGGGAGTCAACTATCGGGCGCTTCATGATCTTTTCCATATCTCCCAGAGTAGGAGAAGCTCTATTGTTTATGAAGTTGGAGTACAAATGGTTGAAATTTATAACGAACAAGTTCGTGATTTactatcaaacaatggtcctcaAAAGAG ACTTGGGATTTGGAATACTGCCCAACCAAATGGGTTGGCTGTTCCTGATGCAAGTATGCATTCTGTGAATTCAATGGCAGATGTCCTTGAGTTGATGAATATTGGGTTGACAAATCGGGCGACAAGTGCCACAGCCTTGAATGAAAGAAGTAGTAGATCACACAG TGTTCTCTCTGTTCATGTTCGAGGAACGGATTTGAAGACCAACACTCTGTTGCGTGGATGCCTTCATCTTGTAGATCTTGCAGGAAGTGAAAGAGTGGATCGTTCTGAAGCAACCGGAGATAGGCTTAAGGAGGCtcaacatataaataaatcacTGTCTGCACTAGGAGATGTAATATTTGCTCTATCACAAAAGAGTTCACATGTGCCATATAGAAATAGTAAATTGACCCAACTTCTTCAGAGTTCGTTAG GTGGTCAAGCGAAAACCCTTATGTTTGTACAGCTTAATCCTGATGTTGCTTCATATTCTGAAACTGTAAGCACCTTGAAGTTTGCTGAGCGGGTTTCCGGCGTGGAGTTAGGCGCTGCTCGTAGCAACAAAGAGGGAAGGGATGTGAGAGAACTTATGGAGCAG TTGGCATCTCTCAAGGATGTAATTGCAAGGAAGGATGAAGAGATTGAACGGTTACAGTCGCTCAAGGCTAATCATAATGGTGCAAAGCTTGGTATGATCTCAGCAAGACATGGGTCATCATCTCCAAGGAGACATTCCATAGGGACTCCCCGAAATAGCATGAGACTTGCAGGAGCGAGGAGCTTTGGAGTCAATGGAAAGGCAGCTTCTGAAATGGATAACTGCTCAGAGTACAGTGATAAGCATTCAGAAGCTGGTTCTCATCAATCAATGGATGATTTCAGGAACAAGTCCAGTTCCCTTCGGTTGAAATTAACCAGAGATGATAGCAGTCAAAATGTCAATGAAGACATTGACCTCTTAAGATTTGGAGATGCAGATTCAGAGGAGAGATTAAGTGACATATCTGATGGCGGTCTTTCAATGGGAACCGAAACTGAAGGTTCAATCAGCAGTATTGTGGAGTACACTCTTTTCCCTGAACTTGAGAAGGCAGCTGAAATTACACCAGTGAAGGACACCACAACTGACAACCTTCCAGCTGAGAGCACAGAAAA GCTTATTATGCCATCCAAAATTCCCAAAGCTGCTCAAGTCCCACAAAAAGTCCAGTCAAGACCTTCTAGGCTTTCATTGAACAAAACCTCCTCGAAGGTTCTGTCAA GTGTTAGAAAACCTGCAGCCAGTAGCTCTTCTTCGGTGAAGCCCCCTAAACGATGGCAATAG
- the LOC100812271 gene encoding uncharacterized protein, translating into MSGCKKSPKNDQQSIKYWRIQHGGASSEADLSCVDYSQSLSTNENKQCHGSSQPKSPQILSTAQLISAIGQIWDSASRPLSVLLPKDNVNQDDKGFQKEKILDSVDEKKNDLVYASSDIKYYPVTKGGGAKIVQGKLDFPKVMQKISVLDSSNDSQDYIHSLFQRCLQASDKNTNQDWKEMELRREEMSCISGNVFWWVGRNITKALNCQVNATRPENLETNAPVAGGNISVDTSTPTLANESDVCSPNSITHETQSLSNAAILNSRIVSPLCSDYFLQAVPDTKADAGACQILYSSICADYHIYSLASYNSASDQCQHEIDDNESQEIQRKHFLDITDDKPKVQIAATHLKPCNSQAKQEHAFSGALAGVCVSLCLHPVDTIKTVIQACRAEHRSIFYIGKSIVSDRGLLGLYRGITTNIACSAPISAVYTFSYESVKAALLPHLPKEYCSFAHCVGGGCASIATSFIFTPSERIKQQMQVGSHYRNCWDVLVGIIRNGGFSSLYAGWRAVLFRNVPHSIIKFYTYESLKQVMPSSIQPNSFKTVVCGGLAGSTAALFTTPFDVIKTRLQTQIPGSANQYDSVLHALYKISKSEGLKGLYRGLIPRLIMYMSQGSLFFASYEFFKRTFSLEAPYPTDLCIQDNDGNAEE; encoded by the exons ATGTCTGGATGCAAGAAATCACCAAAAAATGATCaacaatcaatcaaatattgGCGGATTCAACACGGAGGGGCATCCTCTGAGGCTGATCTTTCTTGTGTAGATTATTCGCAATCTCTTTCCACCAATGAGAACAAGCAATGCCATGGAAGTTCTCAACCAAAGTCCCCTCAGATACTGAGCACAGCTCAGCTCATCTCAGCTATAGGCCAGATATGGGATTCTGCCAGTCGCCCGCTTTCGGTTTTACTCCCAAAGGATAATGTGAATCAGGATGATAAAGGATTCCAGAAAGAAAAAATTCTGGATAGCgttgatgagaaaaaaaatgacttgGTATATGCGTCAAGTGACATTAAGTACTATCCTGTTACCAAGGGTGGTGGTGCAAAGATTGTGCAGGGAAAATTGGATTTCCCTAAGGTAATGCAGAAGATATCAGTACTTGACTCTTCTAATGACAGTCAAGATTATATTCATTCTTTATTTCAGAGGTGTTTGCAGGCTagtgataaaaatacaaatcaagATTGGAAAGAAATGGAACTTAGGAGGGAGGAAATGTCTTGTATATCAGGAAATGTATTTTGGTGGGTAGGTAGGAATATTACTAAGGCGCTAAATTGTCAAGTGAATGCTACCCGACCTGAGAACCTGGAAACTAATGCTCCAGTTGCTGGGGGTAACATTTCAGTAGACACAAGCACCCCCACATTGGCTAATGAGAGTGATGTGTGTAGTCCTAATTCAATCACACATGAAACTCAATCATTATCTAATGCTGCAATTCTGAACTCAAGAATAGTTAGCCCTCTTTGTTCAGACTATTTTCTTCAAGCTGTGCCTGATACTAAGGCAGACGCTGGTGCTTGTCAGATCCTTTATTCTAGTATCTGTGCGGACTATCATATTTACTCTCTAGCTTCATATAATAGTGCGTCTGATCAGTGCCAACATGAGATTGATGATAATGAATCTCAGGAAATCCAAAGAAAGCATTTCTTGGATATAACTGATGATAAACCTAAGGTTCAGATCGCTGCAACCCACCTAAAACCTTGTAATTCCCAAGCCAAACAAGAACATGCTTTTTCTGGGGCGTTAGCTGGTGTATGTGTCAGCCTTTGTCTGCATCCTGTTGACACAATTAAAACAGTCATTCAAGCATGCCGTGCTGAACACAGGTCCATCTTTTACATTGGGAAGTCAATTGTTTCTGATAGAG GTTTGCTTGGACTGTATCGTGGAATTACCACAAACATTGCATGTTCAGCTCCAATTTCTGCAGTTTATACTTTCTCCTATGAATCAGTTAAGGCAGCTTTGCTTCCTCATCTTCCAAAG GAGTATTGTTCTTTTGCCCATTGCGTGGGAGGTGGTTGTGCAAGCATTGCCACCTCTTTCATTTTTACTCCCAGTGAGCGAATAAAGCAGCAGATGCAAGTTGGTTCTCATTATCGCAACTGCTG GGATGTATTGGTTGGAATTATCAGAAATGGTGGTTTTTCCTCCCTATATGCAGGTTGGAGAGCTGTACTATTCCGGAATGTTCCACATTCAATTATCAAG TTTTACACATATGAAAGCTTGAAGCAAGTGATGCCATCTAGTATTCAACCCAACTCGTTTAAGACT GTAGTGTGTGGAGGATTAGCTGGATCTACGGCTGCTTTATTCACGACTCCTTTTGATGTGATCAAGACTAGATTACAGACACAG ATTCCTGGGTCTGCAAATCAATATGATAGTGTGCTCCATGCCCTTTACAAAATTAGTAAGAGTGAAGGATTGAAGGGCCTGTACAG GGGGTTGATTCCGAGGTTGATTATGTACATGTCTCAAGGATCACTGTTCTTTGCTTCATATGAATTTTTCAAGAGGACATTTTCTCTGGAAGCACCATATCCCACTGATTTATGCATTCAGGACAATGATGGGAATGCTGAAGAGTGA